Below is a window of Streptomyces spongiicola DNA.
CTGGTGCACGCCGGGTACCGGCCGGGGCTCGGGGCCATCTGGTTCTACAAGGCCGACCTGGACCCGGCGGTGGCGAAGACCATGCCGCGCGGCTGGCGGGACCTCCACTACGTGGTCGCCTCACCGACGGTCCGCCGCGACGCCCGCGACCTGCCCACCGTGCGGGACGCGCTGGAGAACTCCGCGCCGGTCGCCGTGTTCGGGGCGGGCGAGGACCGCATCGAGATCCGCGAAATCGGGGGAGCCGACCACACATGACGAGCCATCACACACCCTCGGCGGACGGGCTGGGGTACAGCCCCGGAGCGCTGGAGGACACGCTCGGCGAGACCGCGGGCCTCGCCGAACCGGCGGCCGTCACCGTCGTGATCCCCACCTTCAACGAGTCCGCGAACATCCGCGAACTGCTGCACCGGCTCACCGACTCGGTGCCGGCGCGCCTCCCCTGCGAGGTGGTGTTCGTCGACGACTCCTTCGACGACACCCCGGCCGTGATCGCCGAGGCCGCGCAGGACTGCCCGTTCCCCGTCACCGTCATCCACCGGGACGTGCCCGACGGCGGGCTCGGCGGCGCGGTGGTGGAGGGCATCAAGGCCGCCGGGTCCGGCTGGATCGTGGTCATGGACGCCGATCTCCAGCATCCGCCGTCCCTGATCCCCGAACTCGTCGCCACCGGCGAGAAGGAGTCCGCCGACCTCGTCGTCGCCAGCCGCTATCTGCCCGGTGGAAGCCGCGCGGGGCTCGCGGGCGGCTACCGGGTGGCCGTCTCCCGGGGGGCGACCTGGCTCGCCAAGGGGCTCTTCCCCCGCGCCCTGCGCGGCATCAGCGACCCCATGAGCGGCTTCTTCGCCATCCGCCGGTCGGCGGTGGCCGCGGAGGCGCTGAAGCCGCTCGGCTACAAGATCCTGCTGGAGCTGGCCGTACGCTGCCGCCCGGGAGAGGCCGCGGAGGTGCCGTTCGCCTTCCAGGACCGGTTCGCCGGCGAGTCGAAGTCGACGGCCAGGGAGGGGCTGCGCTTCCTGCGCCACCTGGCCGGGCTGCGGAGCGCCTCCCCGTTCGCGCGGATGGCCGCCTTCGGGCTCATCGGGCTCACCGGCTTCGTCCCCAACCTGCTGGCGCTGCACGCGCTGGTGACCGCCGGGCTGCACTACCTGCCCGCCGAGATCATCGCCAACCAGGCCGGCGTGCTGTGGAACTTCGCCCTCATCGAACTGCTGCTGTTCCGCGACCGGCGCCACCACCGGCACTGGGCGGACCGGGTGGGCCGCTTCGCGCTGCTCGCCAACGCCGACCTGGTACTGAGAATCCCGCTGATCGCCCTGCTCGTCGGGCAGTTCCGACTGGCCGTGCTGCCCGCCACCACGCTCGCGCTGCTGACGACGT
It encodes the following:
- a CDS encoding glycosyltransferase, yielding MTSHHTPSADGLGYSPGALEDTLGETAGLAEPAAVTVVIPTFNESANIRELLHRLTDSVPARLPCEVVFVDDSFDDTPAVIAEAAQDCPFPVTVIHRDVPDGGLGGAVVEGIKAAGSGWIVVMDADLQHPPSLIPELVATGEKESADLVVASRYLPGGSRAGLAGGYRVAVSRGATWLAKGLFPRALRGISDPMSGFFAIRRSAVAAEALKPLGYKILLELAVRCRPGEAAEVPFAFQDRFAGESKSTAREGLRFLRHLAGLRSASPFARMAAFGLIGLTGFVPNLLALHALVTAGLHYLPAEIIANQAGVLWNFALIELLLFRDRRHHRHWADRVGRFALLANADLVLRIPLIALLVGQFRLAVLPATTLALLTTFVLRFAGTEALVYLPRRGGTARSRTARSRTARSRTGTARSTS